The genomic window GAATATCAAGTTCCACTGAGCTGTCATTTCCTCTGTTTTTATGTTCAGGCATGAGTGCTGATTTTTACATGGCCAAAATGACACCATCCCTGAGCAAGGGAAGGGGGTATCAGCAGGTTCAGGAAAACCCCCAACATCTGCAGAAAATATGCAGATAATGATCCTATGAAGGAGGGTTCCCAGTACAGCCCATTTGAAGACTAAATATTCCCAGTGGCCACAGAAAAGTAGCAGACTGTTAGGGAGGAGAGCAAATGGAAGGAAGGCATGGCCAACACTTGGAACAGTAAACAAAGGCATTTGGTGCTGCAAAATTTTGTTGCAGGTACCATTTGGCTTAGTTAATAGCCATCAGCTGTCCTATCCTGCATCATCCAATCCTTTTTAAACCTATTTAAACAAGTGGCTATTGGTACATCTGGCAGGAGCTAATTCCATAATTTATAGCCAAGTgctagacatgtctactcagaagcaagccccatggaattcaatgggactttatcccaggtaagtgtgtatgccTTTATTGCCCACTGGGCAAAAAAAATACTTCCTTCTTATCTAAGTCTGAACCTACTGCCAATcggtttctttgaataaacctCAATTCTTTGTTTCTGATAGGAAACAAAACTTCTATCTGTAGTTCTTCTAAGAGACCTCCTTCTTTCCTAAACTGTAATAAATATGTTTGTGTTTCCCTACAAAATTTGTCAACAGACGGTGATTCCGGTAAGTGAATGAAATGGGAGCTGGGGAGAAACACCACAAAAAAACCTGTTACAAATATTTGGAGAGAACATTGCCCTCTTTGGATGTTCTGTCTGAATATGGAAAGGGAGAAGGGAAAATGCATAGGGTAAGCCCCACCCTCTTGGTGATGCTATGTGCACCAGGCACACTTCCTGGCCAAATGTATGACCTGCGTTTTTCTGAAAGGAGCTCTCCTACTCATACACACAGTTCCCAGGAAGGAATGGGAACCCTGATTGACCGCTTACACCATCCCACACGCTAACTGAATGCTGAAATGTTATCCATATCTGTGTGTAAATTGGAGCTCGGACTTTTTATGGCTGAAAACCTGTAATCCAGTTCTTTTCTTCATGAAGTCACCAAAGTATATCAGTCTCTGCTTACAGTTCTGTGCACAAAGTGATCCAAATATAGGACCACAAGAGGAAATCTGttttctaaacaaaacaaaaccttttgcTCACACTTCTGGCCACACATGATTTCATTAGGAATTAAGCAACTCATTCAACACACTGCCTGCTTATTGTTATTTTGTAATCAGGGTTATGGAACAGAATTTGCATTTACATTTTGAAGACATTCAATTAATTGAATCTGAGAGCGTGTCCTCACCTCATTGCACTGGAGACTTGAGATGTAATTAGCACTGCCAGCCTTCGAGATGTTTTATGGTTCCTCAAGGACTGTCCGAGAACCAGAGCTCCGTGGCAATAAACATCATTGGTAGCAAGGGTCACAAAGGCCTGGTCTGTCACTGTAAACAAGCATTTCAGAGTGGTCCATTATGACAGCAGCCGAGAATTAGCTGGGGACCTTCTTGCCTCATCCTACCAAGCTGCAATTTCTGTAAACGTGTGTTGACTCTACAATTAGCTCTTTTGCTTACATAAACCTTTGAgagaaacaagtaaataattGCATAAGCTAGCAAGGTTTTGCTTCCTATTAGCAGATTGTATGACAACATGTCTCAGATTTTGTTTTGCCATAGTGAAAGAGACAATAAAGAATTAAGCATAACACATGATGCACTTGTACATAGATTCATGCACACAGAGGCCCACCCATGCAATCTTGGTGCAACTGAAATAGATGCAAACATATAGGGTGAGCCAGCCTATGAGTGCAAGTGATGGTATGCGAGCTTTGTATCGCACACTGTGGGGAGAGACAGGTGCCTTAATACATTTAGGACACTGGTATCAGGCTATGTACACAGAAGCCCTTTGTTTATGGCCATGTGACATCTATTTATGACTTTGCCTATATGCACCCAATGGGCATTGGGATATTTCTGTGGACTTAAAGTACTCTGCCTTCAATTAATTAATTGCACACCCACTCACCTCTTATGGAACTCCAGTGAATTGCGCAAGTTCTCTGGGACATGGGGTGTAGGATACACAGAGAGTTTATGTGATGTACCAGTTTAGCTTGTCAGGCCTCATGGAGGTCCGGCTAAGCAGGTACCACATCCTATTCATACAAATTActgccagtgcagtcaggcctaGGCCTAAGCTACAGAAAGCGGAGACATTCTCTAAATTGCAACCCTCTCGTGATACTGTACAACCCTGTTGTACAGAAAGCAAGCAACGTGAAGAGTCTAAGTACCATTGACTCTGTTTTGCTTAATACAAATTCCTCCTTGGAAATGAGCGGGTGCTAAACCTTAAAATTAGGAACCAAAACGAAACCTATAATTTCCCTGCACATTTGCAAGGAATCTTCAACTACTGCAACTGGATGTTTATTTTTGAAAGCAGATGTGTTGCTCATCAAACAACACTTAGCATGTAAAGAAGGGaaattatttcattacagactatTTCTGATTTTGCTTTTGCCAGGCTACGCTCGTGCGAACGGAATAAAACTTCAGGCACAATAGAGAAACATACAGGAATTAAATAGGGTTGTTTATATTTACTTACGGGAAACAGGTGAACTAATAAAAATGATACAGTTTtcagtgctttttaaataaaaggggggggcttcatcacaagaagggagattccaacaaaacaccaggaagacctttctggcagtaagagctgttccacagcaGAACAGAATCTGTTAGAAGGTTGTGGATtctccattggaggtttttaagcacatgtgatctagttgagattcctgcattgcagggggttggactagatgacccttggggtcccttccaactctacgattctatgaatacAGTGTGGTAGTTATCTGCTAGAGAAAGGGTCAAAGTCCAGTGGTaggggtttgcatgcagaaggtcccggatTCAATCTCTGGCTTCTCTAGATAGGACTGGAAATGTCCCCCGTCAAACCCTGGAGtcgctgccagtccgtgcagacaATACAGTGCCATATGGACCAATGGCCATGTTCTACATAATCTTACACAAGCGTATGTTCTGCATAATCTTACGCAtacttattcagaagtaagccccactgaaataaaaggtaaaggtaaagggacccctgaccattaggtccagtcgtgaccgactctggggttgcggcgctcatctcgctttattggccgagggagccggcatacagcttccgggtcatgtggccagcatgactaagccgcttctggcgaaccaaagcagcgcacggaaacgccgtttaccttctcgccagagcagtatctatttatctacttgcactttgacgtgctttcgaactcctaggttggcaagagctgggaccgagcaacgggcgctcaccctgtcgcggggattcgaaccactgaccttctgatcggcaagcgccacccgcgtccctctcccactgaaataaatgtatACAATTCTTTAAAAACCTATTGCATGTACATGTATAAAGAGTCGTCCTACATGGctgagatcagaaaagagaaatgaaagaatgtacagtggtacctcgggttaagaacttaatttgttctggagatctgttcttaatctgaaactgttcttaacctgaagcaccactttagctaatggggccttcccctgccactgtgccgccaccacgcaatttctgttctcatcatgaagcaaaattcttaacccgaggtaatatttctgggttagcggagtctgtaacctgaagcgtctgtaacccgaggtaccactgtactaagggtGTATTTCTGCCATGTGTACTAGGTAACAAAAGTAAGCATGCAGTAGGATTCAACCTCTTCGTGCCCAGTATAATGTATTCAGAATGAAAACTGCTTGgagaaaatgcatatactgtagttcccaaaggaggaaacaaagaacagaggggagaggggagaaatccACTTACCAGGCATCCTTTAAAGCCAACAGGGTAAGCTGCTAAGTAAATCCAATACTGATGGGAGAGAGAAGGGTTCCCAGCAGGCCTGTCTCACTCAACAAATCACCAGATAAGATTAGCCTCTTTCTTTCCTGCTGATGAGAGCAAGTGAATTAAAACATTCATTCACACATTCCCCAGATTGTATGTGGCCCCAGATTGCTGTGGGGCCTCAGGGACAAATCCAACCTCActttgagagagagaaggaaagatgtcggagggagagggaaaagaaggCACTTGATCCTTCCTACTGTTCAGGACCCACCAAACTTTCCTTTGGATGGTCGATCAAAAAAGGAAACTCAATACAAATCTTTTAAAGGCTGTGCAGAAGCACACGTGAGCACGTCTCCTTCTGTTCCCTTTTACCAGCAAAAGGAGGCCCAGTTTCATGTTCCTTCCTTCACATTCCCCAGCAAAATATTGACTCTTTGATATCTGACTGTGCATTTGCAgttgagagggagaaaagcaggtgGTGACCATTAACAAGGCTAAAACGAAGAATGAGTCTCGCAGCAGCCTAACAGGCCGGTGGTTTTTGGCGATCGTTTTTGTTTTCTCCAGCTAGCCCCCACTTCTTCCAACAGCACGATGCTAAAGGGACGTTCACTCCGGAGCAAGCCCGTCAAAGTTCAGCGGCATGTAACTCCGCGTGATCAGGGCTGCAACCACAGGGCCCGGTCCACTGCACGCCTGCTTGCATGCGAGCTCaggaggacttgcttctgagtaggcgcACACAGGCTAATGCCTCGATCCTCAAGGTTGCCCCAAGGCTCGTGGCGCGTTTGCTATAACGGATCAAGGCAATAACAACCCTCACCCATGCGTTGGCAACCACCCCGTGCTGCCCCCCCCTCCATCCGCCCACGGGATGAGGGGCATGGGCGTTGCcaaggggggcaggagggggcaactgccccccaatcaattaaaatacttaactaaatgaGGTTCTGCCCCCGCAAAAAAAGTCTGCAccccccctaacataaatcctggctacgcccatggtgagGGGAAAGGGTGCTATTAGCATAGTCCAactttgggccagccactgcctctcagccgatcctacctcgcagggttgtggtGCAGGACACGTGCGCCATCtagagcttcttggagaaagggTGGGCTTTAAATGCAATAGCCCCTTCCTGCCTCCATCATGGGAGAAatcttggctccccctcccctcccctccagtgcAAGGACAAAGCTGCTGGGCGCCCCTCGGACCTCATTCCCCGCTTACCCTGCCGGCTCCATCCCTGCTACCACTCCACACCATGCGCGTCCCCTGCTCTGCAAGCGGCGCTGCCCTCTGCAAGTCCTCCAGGCGCCCTTGGGGGCTTCCACGGGCAGCTCGGCCGACGCGTCGCTGCTCTCTGCCCAGTCGCCGCCGCGGCCAGCCGACGGGGCGAAAGGCAACCTGTGAcgcgccccctcccaggcagcggGGGCGGGGCCTAGCGCTCATTGGCCCTCGCCGCGGCCCTGCCCCTCCCTCCGCCAAGCCAAGCAGTGTCCTGGTCCCGTCGCGGAGAGGGGCTCGCCAGGCGCGCTGCGACAGAGCGGGAGCGAAGCGAGCTCTGCTGCAGCATCAAACAGGCTGCGTTGGGGCcggagcgcgggggggggggtcgatCTTGTCACTTGGAGGTTGGGAGTTGGTAAAAAGATTTATATGCCGCTGAAGAAAAAGCAGTGAGCACAGGGGTGCCAAGCTGAATAAAATAGGGGGATTGCAGAATCGATCACAAGACGCGCTGCGCCGcgcacaccccatttgaatggcagtgcccatcaacttgggcggggggcagcccttcaaataaatttatttttgtcGAAAgggcctcggcccctaggagttggctcctgtgggtGTGCATAATCGATACAATACAAAACGACAATCAAAAGATTTTAGAAACAAGTCGACGTCATGAAATTATCCGAATAAGTCAAGATAGGGAGGGTTGGAGCTCCTGGACCCTTTGTTGGTTCGTCTTTTCTCATTCCCATCCCTAGTTAAATCGCTCTCCCTGGTCTTGCCTTCGGCGGGGACGGCCTCGTTAAAAATGATCGTTGTGAGTTGCTAGAGTTGGCACTCTTTAGGGTTCACGTGTTCTGCCTCTTGTAtgcatcaaagagagagagagagactgcgtaACACTGAGGGGGAAGTTACGTGGATGGATGGGGAGGGCAGAGAGAAACTATGTTAGAgtataaaaaacataaaatacttgATAACAAGAAGAAGGGGCCATATTGGAGTCAGTGTGGCGTAGTAGTTAGTGTGTTGGGCTAACCCTGGAGCACCAggattcaaatctctgctcagccatgaGTCCcagagggtgaccttgggccagtctctaaGTCAGTCTGCCTCTTAatctcacttacctcacagagatGTGGGGatcagaggcatacctaggcttCCCTGCACCATTGGAAAGGAGATATATTGAAGTGCATGGACGGATATAAATGTCATAACAACCCCAAAGGTAGAGAAGAGGGGCTTAACTTTCCTCTCCCTGTCAAAAGCTTTCCTGGCTGCTATTTGCCTTGAGGGGAgagtgaggtggttgcctcagcaATATATTATGGGTgtcatgaaaaggcagcaaaatgttagTTATTTAATGTAGTGTATGGCAGTATTTTTAAGCCACAGATAGGGAGAAATGTGcatgtgttttttttccttctgtCTCGACTGGTTGGGCTGCATTGACAcaacagtttattccatttccctgacatTGCACATTATATTTTAGCTTCCACATGACATAAAGGCcttttctggaaatctagtggaatcttGTGAAAATTTAGCACTCATCTGCATATGAATTGGcagtggtggggtgtgtgtgtgtgtgggtgggtgggtgggtgtgttctgCAAAATGGAGTGAGGGAGAAATGGTTAAATTCCCCTCCCCAGGGAATAAGGCCCAAATCTGAATTTAGATTCTCCTTCACCTCAATATGGCTGTCTTTAAGCAAAGGAAAGAATGAGGCTCCACCATGAAGCCTGGGCATATCACATACTGCAGCTCCTGAGTCGTAGGCTTCATATAGTAAGGATTTTTGCTATCAGATTTCTCTTACATCTCTGCTTGTCTCCTTCAGGCAATACCTGGCCAGAGTTCTTGTGCTTACTTGAGAAAGGAATGTTAATAACCCACAATATTCAAGTGGTGTGTCTCCATGGGAACTAATTGTTAGAAGATTGCTTCCTGACACTGAGAAAGGGTTGTGGGGCACATATTTCCCCCTCCCAGATAAGAATGATGGAATCTTGGTTTGTGCATGGAAAGAAATAATAGAAAGGGTGGTTGGTTTTGAATCCAGAGAACAACAcaaagggcacttccagactgtcaccgTTTGACAATTTCAGGTTTCACAGTTACGTTTAAACTCTCATGCAACAAACGTGTGCCCCCGCTGCTCTGAGAAGTGAGCATAACAACATTTAAAGACAATTACAGTATCTGACAAGGGCAATCTAGCCATtgcaaaataaatttatataGCAAAGGAAGTACTTAAGAACATAGCAATTGAACCTTGGTATGAGAATTGGGGTGCAACAACTGCTCACCCTTTTGATGAAATATTGTAGGGTATGAACTTAAGtatcaaaacaaacagataaggAAAGGCTTCTAAGGCACAATGCAAACACCTGGCCTCACTTTAGATGGGCTGGGCTTGTTTATTCTGAGaatacttttttgaaatatggctgaAGACCACACACAAAGGATTCCAtttcagactctctctctctctcttttacttttAATGTGCAGCatattaatatatttaaatacttATTCCATTACAATAGTTCTTCATTTGGCACAATTGTTCACGTGCAGTTTAGGacagaaaggaaaacaacaagaacataatcccccccccccataaattctGCAAATAATAGACAACTGATACACTAACAAAGATGGTCATGAGAAATCATTATGTATTAAAAATAGACAGAAAAGTCAGGGGTAGGGAAAAATCCCACCACCACTTTTAAATACAATATCCCTAAGCCAGAAACCCTTGAGCCCAGCTAGTCGCCTTGCGGATACTAGTAGAGTTTTTAACACTGCACAATgcacaattcattttttttatcaTACCAGACTGAATCCAGATGGGAATGTGCATTCAGAAACATGTTTATTTGTTCATGTGGATCCACATATCTGATTGAGGGTTATTACTTGTGAGTGAAACCAATGTCTTTCATATCTCACAGATACCAATAGATTGAATTAATGAATTAAAGACTCGCTACCCTGTCCTTCCAGACAATTTACTAAAATCAGAAACCTCAAGAAAGTAACATTATCAACCAAAATAGATCTAAAAAGCAGATTTTActaaaaagcagaagaaaatagAATAGCCTTTGCCAAGTACTTAAGAGCATGCCACCAACAGTTAGATCTGGGGAGGTCATTCCATTGCCAGGGCAGCACAACCAAGAAAGCCTCATAGCCAGTTGTTATTCACTGAATATCTGGTGCTGGAAACTCCAAGACCAGGGTCTCTGTTATTGATTCTAATACACAGACAGGTTTATTGGGAATGCAGTTTTGTACATGCTCTGGATCTGATGCTTCATTTACTGACAAGGACATCTGCTGCTTAATAAAATATTaccaaaatactttaaaaatgcattagacTCATCCAAATAATGAGTAATGTCTGAACTGAGATAAATCACTTCATATTGCCATTACAAATATTTATTGATATTCTGATTGTCAGTGGCAAATAAACCTGCGTATTGCTCAAAGCTACCTCCAGGGTAGCGACCATGTTCCAATTACTCCCTGAGTAAAACAGAAAATATAGTTGAAAGACTTCCCCCCCCCTACATCCCCCACTACAAAGTATGACATTTAGAAACATTTTATGTCATATTAATGAAGAACTCTCATGTAGTTGTGTTCAATTAATTAGTCTCTAGCTTTGAAATATTGGTTAACAGTTTTCACTCAAGGAAAATGCCATATTACTGAAAACCTCAATGGGAGAATTTATACATAAATGTAACATAGTGTGTGAGAGTTTATAGATGATCTTCTGGAGGTCAATATTTCTCAGTTGGTTTCTTGATGGTTTAGACAACTGCCCCACCTAAAATGAAAGATGTCATATCAATTTAAAATAGAGGAATGCATTACCCAAAGTGCAGTGCAATGCAAATACACTAACTAGGGAATAAACCCcgttgaacacaatgggacttgcttccaaataaAGACAAATGCGTAGGATTTTGCTGCATTATAACTATAATTTGGTGAAATCCATGCACAGATCAGAGCCTATATGCTCAAAGGAACCATGAGTTTGTGGAACCACTGGTTTATCAAACTTTTACATGGCAATTGTATCTGCTGTGACTGCACTGGTAATTCTTCCAGTAAACCTGTCAACTGTGCATTCCTAAACACAAGGGATATGCAGTgctcttcttttctttaaaaaaatgtttaggggtactctcattttcctactcatattgaaatactgcccatctatgcgtacccctgtgtctcccagaaaaaaaagcaccggGGATATGCAATTGTGAGCTTCCTAATTCACGTCCTTGAACACTTAATAACTTTGTTTCATGTGTGTTTATGATTCCAGCCTTAATGCAGCTTAGAAATCTGGCATGATAGAAGTTGAAACCAGAAAGATTTATTCTAAATGTTAAATAGTATTTCTCAGCTGTAGTATTTCTACTTTTGTAGAAAAGAATGCACTTTCCCCCACTCTCTCGAGTCTCTAGTTCTGCGATGGGTAATGCAGGGGTTATTCTTCCCACCTCTGTTTGCTTGGAGAGTCAGATATCCCCAGTTATTCGGGAAGAGTCCAGAGTTCAATGTTAGAGCACACGCCTTGCATACCTAACATTCTGGGTTTAGGAATGTGACTCTCTGACAGTAGAGGTGGGAAATGCCTTAAAAACAAGTTGACAGAGTAAATAGTAAAAGGCTAAACCAGAGGTGGGCAGAAGGAATCTAGCAGcaaatctctgggtgatttgaagTACCGTAGATTGGCAAGAACAAAGAATCTCTAACTCATCTCTTCGGTTTTGAATTTTCATTGCAAGTGGTTTCATCCATTAGAAACATGATTATTTTTTAGTTCATCATAGCAAATATGTAACTCTTACTACAGTTCTTCTTACCTCTCGGTTTAAAACAGTATCTCTTTTTCTTGTAAGCAGTGTAGCCCGCTATCGCCCCACAGGCTAACAGCACAACTGCAATCACAACAGGAGACGAAATCTGAGCTGCCGAACTATCCACTagagagaaggggaggaaacACATATTTCTATTCTGAAATATACGAATATTCTGTTTTAAGTATAGAAACTGAACCAGCACACTATGGTAGTTTCAcacatgtatatttttaaaattataataatcCGTGTCAGGGTGGTCTAATATTGTTTGTTTACTTTAAGAAAGAGAGATCTGAGTAGAACTGCTCAAAATCACAATAAATGAAGCAATGACTGactaccaggctttgggaaggaggtgtgaggatcTGACAGAGTCTTAGAGCCCTcatacctccttcccaaacccaGTATCTGCCAGTGAGGGCCGGGGGGCATCAAATGTTACCAAGGGCTACCAGAAAAGGCCATGAGGGCCACATGCAGACCTCCCTGAATTAGAAGGGAAAGCAGCTACACAGGCCACCAACTGGAGCATGCTCTTGATCCATGTTGGGGACATAAATGGTTCCATCCACAGATAACGCCTTCACCTGACTGCTGCTTACTTCAAACCGGAACTCCAGGGGCAAATATATGCCTGAGGCTGGGAAACTGATTTTCAGCAGATGGGGGACCTCCAGCTACTTTTTATTTGAAATGAACATGGCCAGTTtaaggctgctttttaaaagcccATTTATTGAAAAATGTACTTTGCTCCATAATAtacttcaacattttttttaaaaaaaactgtacaCTAGCCTTACCAGTGTTGCCACCTTGATTTGAAATGTGCTCGTTGCCCCCTGAAATGAGAGACAGCAACAAAAACATGATTTTGGGGGGAAGAGAAATAGAGAAATGTCAAAACCACACCAAGCTATTTAGCAAGATTTGGTTAAAAATACTCTGCTACAGTTATGCCAGTTATTAGGATGTTAGTTTAACCTTTTGTGCTTTCATTCTGTATCAGCAGTAAGAATACGGATAATACATACTCCTCAGTCAATTACACCTTTTTGTAAACTCTTTGGCAGGACATTAATGTGGACATTAAGATGTTGCTAGGCCCCAACACAGATCAGCCTCAGCCAATAGCTAAGGatgagttgaagtccaacaatatctggaggaccacagttttcCCATCTCTGGTCTACGAATTTCTAAGAGTGCAGCTAAAATAATGCTGATGATATGTTGCTATGATATGTTGAGAGGAGGACTGTGAACCAGTGTGAAGGACCTGAATCACCGTAGGTTACCTGCTGGTCCTGGAGGTGGAGGTCTCCCATCGTTGAGATCCAAATCATTAAAATCACctacaaataattaaaattatagTATTAGTCCTTTTCTCCAAAGTATCCTTCCCAGCTTTTGCCAGGATGAATGCTAATATTTTGCAAACATCTTTCTTGGCTCAAAGGCAGTAACCTGCCTTCAGCCTATATcaacaccagggtttcccaaacttaggtctccaagtgttttggactacaacttccatcatccctagttagcaggagcagtggtcaagggtgatgggaattgtagtccaaaaacagctggaaacccaagcttgggaaaccctgatctagagctAGATATAAGAAATGAGCTATCTTTAACCTCAAAGCATCCAGTTGGTGTCTGTTCAAAAGCTACAATGCCTAGCAGTCAGACAGACAGAAAATTGCtgttctaacaacaacaaaaatagtacAACAATATATTTTCAGAAAGCACATATACTGTAAGATATGTGCTGTTTTTGCAGAATGACTCtggtcttccccaacctgatctattccagatgttttgaactacaacctcCATCAGTTACCCCTCCAATAGCCTTAAGTGTGTCTCAAGACAGATCTCCTTATCATCACATCAGCCACTTTACTCCTAAACTCAGTCATAATTATCAAAATATATAGGCAACTAATTGCTTGTTAAACAGCCTTTTGGATTTACCACAAATTATGCTTACCAGAATTAATATGGCTTCCTGGCTGTGGACGTGGACGTGGGTATGGCTGAGGGTTCGGAGGGGGACCATCTAGAAATGACAGGTACAGTTTGAAGAAATGAAAAATCAAAACAAGGCACAgaattcttgcttgcttgcttgagccTTTGCTGGGCTTTCGTTCTAGAAATGCCTTGTAGGTTTCCATCTTGAAAGGTTGAGCCTAACATGCCCTAACTGGTTTTACagggtttcctttttcttttttaaagtttagtttagtttagttaaaATCAGTCCTGATGATTACggtattccttttttaaaagtttacatAAATATCTGTGTTATGTTACAAAAACACCATATTGGACCATTGTGCTAAGGAAAAAATAGCCAATTTACTTGTGTTTTGTTG from Podarcis raffonei isolate rPodRaf1 chromosome 4, rPodRaf1.pri, whole genome shotgun sequence includes these protein-coding regions:
- the XG gene encoding glycoprotein Xg, coding for MVKLAAALLCAGCFLLTVTGNDDFELADALDKGTPKPPPATKKPSVDGNSRPKLYPDLRPHGGGNGNNDPDFHLGDALGAGDGPPPNPQPYPRPRPQPGSHINSGDFNDLDLNDGRPPPPGPAGGNEHISNQGGNTVDSSAAQISSPVVIAVVLLACGAIAGYTAYKKKRYCFKPRGGAVV